GAATTGGCTAATGATCGACTAAGTGGCTCGCCCTTCAACACAATCGTTGGAAGTCGATCAACATCCCAACCAAAAACCCTGCTTACAACCAGACCAAAAGCTCTATGGGCTCGCTTCTTCTTCGTCCCCGATATCGAAATCGAATGTTGAACAAGCCCAAGACAGTTCTTAAACCTTTTCCCAGATTTCTTTTTCCCCATTCCACCACAAACCAAGCAACAAAACAACCCGCTTTCACAATTCTTCTCGTAATAAACCCTAAGTTCTTCATTCTCCACGAACATCTTCAAAAAGAATTTATACTCTTTACTTTCCATCATTTCCCAAtcatcttcctcctcctcctcttcttcttcgtcaCTCTCTGAATCGGCATTTCTAGCAAAAAATTCCCGGCAGGCATCGGAACCCTCGTCTTGCAATTGCAATGCTGCAAGATTTTGTCGGTCTTCAGACGATACAGGCTGAGCTGCGGGAGTGGGAACGGGCTGAATTGGCGGCCACCAAGATGAGGTGGAGGGCTGATTTTGAAGCGGCTGGGGACAGGGCCAGTTGGGGCGGAGTCTTGTGGTTGTGGTGGGTCGGGGCgtggtttttttcttgttcttgttcttgttctttggCTTATCTGGACCTATGGGTCTCTTGTTGGAGGGAATGGGATTGGCGAGGGGGGTGGATGAATGGTTGTGAGTGGGTATAGGGTTCCTCGGCGGCGGGCCTCGGTGCCAGAGAGCATGAAGATGGAGGACCTCTTGGGTTAGTCTTTCCTCGGAGTAAGGATCCATTGACAACTTCCTCTCCCAACTCTCACCAACCTTTTGGATTAAAAACTAACCTTACCATTTAGATGAAAAACGATAATATCTTCAAAAATAGCCCTCAACTGAACGATTGTATACTTTCAAAAACACTTTATTAACGAATACTTTCATTCATCCAAATTTTACACCAACCTttttccaaaatcaaaattcaaaatttgaaattaaaactatcattaaaatttatttaactattaaCGTAGAATTTTAGATTCATGAAGATAACTCATCTTAGTTGTTGTAATTGATTgtcaaataaaagtaaaaatatgtatttgacTATTTAGCAGtttgatagatttatattttcttttatttgtctagttatttttttttaagaatattttctttttaaactttgtaaAGTTTGgtgaaattttatgtttttaccGTTTAAAATATGGAGGTTGATTATtgtaatcttaattttaaccatttttctattttgatgaTATTTCTGATAATTTTATAgacaactaattcaaaaaaaaaaattcttccaatttcctCCTTTTCCCCTCCTTAAGCTGATTGGAACTTCCAAGTTCCGTATGAGTCATATGACCTGCTCTAACCTCCTCCTTTCTTCCCTCCCTAAATTTCCCACCTCCCCATTCATTCACTTCTCTTCTCATTTCACCCCTTTTTTCCTTCACCACTCACcaatgtcttcttcttctctcaaaATCGTCGCCGAGTACGCCAAGTCCAATCGCTCTACGTGCAAGAACTGCTCCAAAACCATCCCTGCCAGCACACTGAGGTTGGGTTTCGTCACCAGAGATGGGCGGGGTTTCGATATGACCCGCTGGTTTCATTCTGATTGCGCTTCTTTTGGTCCACGCCCTGTTTCTTCCGCCGAGGACATTAATGGGTTCGCCCTCTTGAAGGCACGTTTGAATACAGAACTTCAGTAGTgtctgttttcttttctttgaaatgGGGGAAACACTGATTGCTTCTAGTATTTCAGCGTAAAGGGGAAGTCTAATTTATGGTCAGTCAAATGAAAGcgatggttttttttttcttttttactggCTCACTACGTGTTTGATGCTAAGAGTCTATTCCTTTTATCttgttggttttgtttgtttttctttaaaatgggGAAACGTTGACTTTTTCTAGTAATTTTGCGTAGGGAagtataatttatgtttaatccGGTGAAAAGGATGGTTGTTTTCTAATGGGTTTCCCAGGGTTTGATAAAATGCTTATGTgttttcattcatttcatctggtttgttttgtttgtttttcttttcaggaTAGTGATCAGGAAGCTCTAAGGAAAATGGTTTGCAGAAGCCATGAGTCTAAGGTGACTGTTTTGCTCACGTTTCTTTGTCATATTGTTTGCTTGACTATGCGGTCAGTCAGAAATTTGGTCTGGTTCTTTGGTTAAATTTTGTCTTTGGTATGTTTATTCTTCGCATTCTGGCTAGCTATTTAATGTATCTCTAATAAATAGGTCCACAAAAGGGACgaggatgaagaagatggagtTGAAGAAGGAGATCAAAAGAAAGTCAAGGTATGCATCTGGAGACCAACACCTTTTGCAGAGCGTTCTCAGCATTTTCAAGTTGTATTGTTCAATTCTATTGTTGATATAGTATGTTCATGTCATTGATGACATTGTTGTGCTGAAAGGGACtccttttttcatttgattcaatttttttttgtccttcATGTAGCGGGCAATGTGAAATGCCACTATAGAATTGTTGTTGCAATTTTGtctttaatatattcttttcattttggcTACTAAATGCATCTCCAATAAATAGGTCCACAAAAAAGATGGGGTGGAAGAAGATGGAGTTGAAGAAAGAGATCAAAAGAACGTCAAGGTATGCATTCAGAGAATGATGCCCTTTGCTCAAGTTATATTGTTCGATTCTATTGTTGATATAGTATGTTCATGTCATCAGTGAAACTGTTGTAATGAAATGGattccttttttatttgacatgcAATGTCTTTTGTTATTGACCTAATGTACAATGCGAAATGCTGCTATAGAATTCTAATTCTAGCTACTTGCTGGAAATTCATATCCATTTGAAGTTAAGTCATACTATCTCTTCTCGAAATCTAAAACTAAAGAAATAGTTTGGTTAAGTTATTGAGTTGGAAAGTGGAATAGAATGTGTTGAATGAAGCCTCATTCTGTGCGATGATTTGTTGCCATGTAGTCTCGATCTTTAATTGGTTTTCTGAATTTGTtaactttgatatatttttatcctaCATGATTTCCTTGCTTATGCTAGCTGTGAGACTTGCTTTCTTGTTCAATGTCTCTAGATATTTATTCTATGCTATCTATCACGTCTCCTCAACTTGTGTGCTTTTGTTGCATCTTTGGAACAACCGGAACGATAGGATTTTTGAAGAAGGGTATAGTTCTTTTGATTCCTTTTCGGCTTTGGTGCATAATATGACATCTTGGTGATGTATAAATAACActaaattcttttgtaattatagccttcTCATGCTTTTGAACAACTGGAGGTCTCATCTTGTTTGATTTAGGGGGTTCTCTCTACCCCCACCCTTAAGCtgttgcttcttttttttttttttgttgatttatacaattatatatatatatttatatatatacatgctATATGTCACATCTCATCTTCCCAATTCTggactttttcttctttaatgaATCTATGCTTCTGTTGTACTACATGTTTCATAGTAAAAGAGTAAAGTTAAGAATACAGTGCCTTCTTACTATGTTTTGTTGTCTGCAGTTGTCTACCTCTAGTTTGCAGCCAAAGTTAGACATTGTCCTTACAGCTTCCAACATAAAGACCAAGTATAAGGTAAGACCCAGTCAATGTTACCCTTTTTCATTCTCATTGCTTGGGGCTTCTGCCCTTTTTCCTTGACTGAAATGGATTTTGATTGTTGGTTACATGAACTCACTTGAGCATTTCTAGTTTGGGCcaataaaaattatagaaatatataatcCACTGCGTCTGGGACATATTCTAGACTAACCCACCcctgtgttttctttttagctGTGGCATCAGAGATATATTTTGCTCTTATATAACCTTATTCACAATTCATACATATTCGTTGAATGATTCAGGATGCTACACTTTTACCTAAATGGAAGGCATTCCAGACGCTCATCTTTCTTGAACAGGTAAAACATAAATGAGTAGAATGTTAATTTCTTGTGCTAAAATTCTAGGTCTCTGAGTTCAAAACTTGCTTTGGACAATGTTAATTTTTAGTGCTTTAACACGTATATAATGAATTATTGTCACAAATATTTGTCCAACTAAAACTCTTAATCGCACAATTCAAGTATTAGGTGTACACATTTCAGATTATAACTCGTACAATTTGATACTGATTTGCCCTTTATTATGttgatgtatttttctttatttgttcatttgcAGGATGATGGGCTACATCATTCAAGTAAAATAGCtgcatttgattttgatggcTGTCTAGCAAACACATCCGTTAAAAGGTATGGCCATACCCAATGTGgaaatttggattttggttGTTTCCGTGTTTCATTCTAAGATAGCTAAAAAGGTTTTGTAATAGgtattttatggatttttttctataaaaactTTCTTTCCGTAATTACTCTTTATCTGCACGTGCTCTCACTAAATTCACTCTCCATGCAGACTTTTCTtcatgcattttctttttatatatacatattaacTTCTCTTCACACCTTTCTTCTATCCCTATTTCTCAATACACACACATTTCGCTTTTTATACACTTTCTTTAGCTTCTCTTTATATATCTTGAATGCCTTTCTTCACACCTTTAGTTTCTCTTCCTAATCTCTTTCCACTCATCCAATTTCTCATACTAATCTGTCCGACTGTCTCTGTTCTAATTACAATGAGTCGTCCAGTCCAGAGAAACTCTGTATTCAATGCTGGCAGTGCACTAAGAAATAAGTAAGGAAGGAAGGGTTTCTAATAATGGATGTATCATGTATATATGTGTCTTTGAAtccccttctcttcttctggggaacaatttagttttttttttctttaaaaaaattgaattttaatgatataaagcagttttgttcttctttgtTTAGACATGGGTTGGTTTAATTTCAGAGTAGGTGCAGAGGCGTGGTCTCTGATGTATCCTTCAATACCACAAAAACTTCAGAGCTTGTACGATGATGGCTACAAGCTGGTTTGTCACTCTTCCTACCCGAATCATACTTGACTAATTCTCTTTCCGTCCTTATGAAAATATTCCTGATAAATATTTCTACGAGCAGGTAATATTTACGAACGAATCCAACATTGAGAGATGGAAGAACAAGAGACAGGTTGCCGTGGACTCCAAACTTGGGCgtctcaataattttattagtcAAGTCAAGGTCCCAGTTCAGGTAAAAACCAAACCAGAGTCACCACACATTACAACTGCATTCATTCTTCACATGGCAATACAACCATGTCGAATTGTGAGTTTATGATGTTGTGTGGAATGTGGATGCAGGTGTTTGTCGCCTGTGGAATAGGAAGCAAATCAGGTAAATCTGAAGAAGACATGTTTAGGAAACCGAAACCTGGGATGTGGCATATAATGGAGAGCCACTTCAATGGCGGCATCCCCATTGATATAGACCAGTTATTTCTCTCTCCCCCTTTTATCTTCCACTTATTATATCAACACTGTCTTTCGAACGAACATTTTGAAGAAAGTAAAGATCGTATTGTTTATGTCCTGACCTGCCTTGGTTCATGTTGATAGATGCTTTTATGTGGGAGATGCAGCTGGGAGAGCCAAGGATCATAGTGATGCTGATATCAAGTTTGCTCA
This is a stretch of genomic DNA from Cucumis sativus cultivar 9930 chromosome 4, Cucumber_9930_V3, whole genome shotgun sequence. It encodes these proteins:
- the LOC101208512 gene encoding uncharacterized protein LOC101208512 isoform X3: MDPYSEERLTQEVLHLHALWHRGPPPRNPIPTHNHSSTPLANPIPSNKRPIGPDKPKNKNKNKKKTTPRPTTTTRLRPNWPCPQPLQNQPSTSSWWPPIQPVPTPAAQPVSSEDRQNLAALQLQDEGSDACREFFARNADSESDEEEEEEEEDDWEMMESKEYKFFLKMFVENEELRVYYEKNCESGLFCCLVCGGMGKKKSGKRFKNCLGLVQHSISISGTKKKRAHRAFGLVVSRVFGWDVDRLPTIVLKGEPLSRSLANSGDLKPEEIHVDNKYEVVSVNVNEDEQKLEEVKTAEDPTSNSKDLISGEVTILRACKEFNGAFFGSMNDDDASEKELMDGAEESEEFKFFLKLFTENENLRRYYENHYGDGEFTCLACKLAGRKMKSFKTCSRLLQHSTHLGKNNTQNQGQKPQKTEVLKTGMLAHRAYTLVVCKVLGCDIEMLPAIVLEGEALGRSLTKSDVSKLQDKSVGKMQSSNTDDIVEDDSVLEGVK
- the LOC101208512 gene encoding uncharacterized protein LOC101208512 isoform X1, coding for MDPYSEERLTQEVLHLHALWHRGPPPRNPIPTHNHSSTPLANPIPSNKRPIGPDKPKNKNKNKKKTTPRPTTTTRLRPNWPCPQPLQNQPSTSSWWPPIQPVPTPAAQPVSSEDRQNLAALQLQDEGSDACREFFARNADSESDEEEEEEEEDDWEMMESKEYKFFLKMFVENEELRVYYEKNCESGLFCCLVCGGMGKKKSGKRFKNCLGLVQHSISISGTKKKRAHRAFGLVVSRVFGWDVDRLPTIVLKGEPLSRSLANSGDLKVQPEEIHVDNKYEVVSVNVNEDEQKLEEVKTAEDPTSNSKDLISGEVTILRACKEFNGAFFGSMNDDDASEKELMDGAEESEEFKFFLKLFTENENLRRYYENHYGDGEFTCLACKLAGRKMKSFKTCSRLLQHSTHLGKNNTQNQGQKPQKTEVLKTGMLAHRAYTLVVCKVLGCDIEMLPAIVLEGEALGRSLTKSDVSKLQDKSVGKMQSSNTDDIVEDDSVLEGVK
- the LOC101208512 gene encoding uncharacterized protein LOC101208512 isoform X2, which codes for MDPYSEERLTQEVLHLHALWHRGPPPRNPIPTHNHSSTPLANPIPSNKRPIGPDKPKNKNKNKKKTTPRPTTTTRLRPNWPCPQPLQNQPSTSSWWPPIQPVPTPAAQPVSSEDRQNLAALQLQDEGSDACREFFARNADSESDEEEEEEEEDDWEMMESKEYKFFLKMFVENEELRVYYEKNCESGLFCCLVCGGMGKKKSGKRFKNCLGLVQHSISISGTKKKRAHRAFGLVVSRVFGWDVDRLPTIVLKGEPLSRSLANSGDLKVQPEEIHVDNKYEVVSVNVNEDEQKLEEVKTAEDPTSNSKDLISGEVTILRACKEFNGAFFGSMNDDDASEKELMDGAEESEEFKFFLKLFTENENLRRYYENHYGDGEFTCLACKLAGRKMKSFKTCSRLLQHSTHLGKNNTQNQGQKPQKTEVLKTGMLAHRAYTLVVCKVLGCDIEMLPAIVLEGEALGRSLTKSDVSKDKSVGKMQSSNTDDIVEDDSVLEGVK
- the LOC101207352 gene encoding polynucleotide 3'-phosphatase ZDP isoform X1, which translates into the protein MSHMTCSNLLLSSLPKFPTSPFIHFSSHFTPFFLHHSPMSSSSLKIVAEYAKSNRSTCKNCSKTIPASTLRLGFVTRDGRGFDMTRWFHSDCASFGPRPVSSAEDINGFALLKDSDQEALRKMVCRSHESKVHKRDEDEEDGVEEGDQKKVKVHKKDGVEEDGVEERDQKNVKLSTSSLQPKLDIVLTASNIKTKYKDATLLPKWKAFQTLIFLEQDDGLHHSSKIAAFDFDGCLANTSVKRVGAEAWSLMYPSIPQKLQSLYDDGYKLVIFTNESNIERWKNKRQVAVDSKLGRLNNFISQVKVPVQVFVACGIGSKSGKSEEDMFRKPKPGMWHIMESHFNGGIPIDIDQCFYVGDAAGRAKDHSDADIKFAQAIGLKFYVPEEFFVE
- the LOC101207352 gene encoding polynucleotide 3'-phosphatase ZDP isoform X2, yielding MDSDQEALRKMVCRSHESKVHKRDEDEEDGVEEGDQKKVKVHKKDGVEEDGVEERDQKNVKLSTSSLQPKLDIVLTASNIKTKYKDATLLPKWKAFQTLIFLEQDDGLHHSSKIAAFDFDGCLANTSVKRVGAEAWSLMYPSIPQKLQSLYDDGYKLVIFTNESNIERWKNKRQVAVDSKLGRLNNFISQVKVPVQVFVACGIGSKSGKSEEDMFRKPKPGMWHIMESHFNGGIPIDIDQCFYVGDAAGRAKDHSDADIKFAQAIGLKFYVPEEFFVE